The Allochromatium tepidum genome has a window encoding:
- a CDS encoding 2-isopropylmalate synthase has product MSRFDHRRYRPGPVVNLPNRQWPNRTVREAPIWASVDLRDGNQALHEPMNVEQKRRLWDLLVRLGFKEIEVGFPAASRPDYDFVRWLIEEDRIPEDVTIQVLVQAREDLIRRTYEALVGVRRAIVHVYNSTSPVQRDWVFGQDREGVKAIARRGAEWVAQGARDRPETRWTFQYSPESYTATEPDYAIEVCEAVLDVWQPTPERPCIINLPATVEVSSPNVFADQVEHFATQISRRDSILLSVHTHNDRGGAVAAAELALPAGADRVEGTLLGNGERTGNADLLTLAMNLYSQGIDPKLDLSRPDEIVAVCTECTGLPVHPRHPWVGELVYMAYSGSHQDAIRKCLARQTPDAPWNVAYLPIDPADLGRNYQAVIRVNSQSGKGGVAFVLEQEFGLSLPRWLQVELAALVQRESETRGGVLDAAQIRAIFERHFIVDQAPHRLLGYRLDRNGHDVIEARIGAPDGERMLHGEGRGAMAAFVDAWTRWSGRNVSVLDYQEHAIGEGTDAEAAAYVRVEVDGQAISGAAIDRDTVAASLRALLSALNRR; this is encoded by the coding sequence ATGAGCCGCTTCGACCACCGACGTTACCGCCCCGGCCCGGTGGTGAACCTGCCCAACCGCCAGTGGCCCAATCGAACCGTCCGCGAAGCCCCGATCTGGGCCAGCGTCGATCTGCGCGACGGCAATCAGGCGCTGCACGAACCGATGAACGTCGAGCAGAAGCGGCGTCTCTGGGATCTGCTGGTGCGGCTCGGATTCAAGGAGATCGAGGTCGGTTTTCCCGCCGCCAGCCGGCCCGATTACGACTTCGTGCGCTGGTTGATCGAAGAGGACCGCATCCCCGAGGACGTGACCATCCAGGTCTTGGTCCAGGCGCGCGAGGATCTGATCCGCCGCACCTATGAGGCGCTCGTCGGCGTGCGCCGGGCGATCGTCCATGTCTACAACTCGACCTCGCCCGTACAGCGCGACTGGGTGTTCGGCCAGGACCGCGAGGGTGTGAAGGCCATCGCGCGCCGGGGCGCCGAATGGGTGGCGCAGGGCGCGCGCGACCGGCCCGAGACACGCTGGACCTTCCAGTACTCGCCCGAGAGCTACACCGCGACCGAGCCGGACTATGCCATCGAGGTCTGCGAGGCGGTGCTCGACGTCTGGCAGCCGACGCCCGAGCGGCCCTGCATCATCAATCTGCCGGCCACGGTCGAGGTGTCGAGTCCGAACGTCTTCGCCGATCAGGTCGAGCACTTCGCGACCCAAATCAGTCGGCGCGACTCGATCCTGCTCTCGGTGCACACCCACAACGACCGCGGCGGGGCGGTGGCGGCGGCCGAGCTGGCATTGCCGGCCGGCGCCGATCGGGTCGAGGGCACCTTGCTCGGCAACGGCGAGCGCACCGGTAACGCCGATCTCCTGACGTTGGCGATGAACCTCTACAGCCAGGGCATCGACCCGAAGCTGGATCTCAGCCGCCCGGACGAGATCGTCGCCGTCTGCACCGAATGCACCGGCCTGCCGGTCCATCCGCGTCATCCCTGGGTCGGCGAGCTGGTCTATATGGCCTATTCGGGCAGTCATCAGGACGCCATCCGCAAGTGTCTGGCCCGCCAGACGCCGGATGCGCCCTGGAACGTGGCCTATCTGCCGATCGATCCGGCCGACCTGGGACGCAACTATCAGGCGGTGATCCGCGTCAACAGCCAGTCGGGCAAGGGCGGCGTGGCCTTCGTGCTGGAGCAGGAGTTCGGCCTGAGTCTGCCGCGCTGGTTGCAGGTCGAGCTGGCCGCCCTGGTCCAGCGTGAGAGCGAGACCCGTGGTGGGGTGTTGGACGCGGCGCAGATCCGCGCCATCTTCGAGCGGCACTTCATCGTCGATCAGGCTCCGCACCGTCTGCTCGGCTATCGGCTCGACCGCAACGGGCACGACGTCATCGAGGCGCGGATCGGCGCCCCGGACGGTGAACGGATGCTGCATGGCGAAGGGCGGGGCGCGATGGCCGCCTTCGTGGATGCCTGGACGCGCTGGAGCGGTCGGAACGTCTCGGTGCTGGACTATCAGGAACACGCCATCGGCGAGGGCACGGATGCCGAGGCGGCCGCCTATGTCCGGGTCGAGGTGGACGGACAGGCCATCAGCGGCGCGGCCATCGACCGCGACACGGTGGCCGCCTCGCTACGGGCCTTGCTCTCGGCGCTGAATCGTCGTTAA